A genomic window from Silene latifolia isolate original U9 population chromosome Y, ASM4854445v1, whole genome shotgun sequence includes:
- the LOC141630508 gene encoding protein FAR-RED IMPAIRED RESPONSE 1-like: MAFAPFTGVDHHKRSVTFCGALVAHEDADSFKWVFTRFFAAMGEKEPNYIITDQDPGILKAVPLVFKTARHRYCMWHIMNKVPSKYGVTRDDYSVFVKKLNAIIWDEDIEAGEFDAKWDEIGREHNVNNIDWSQEMYAKRKQWVMAHCRDLDMGGVMRTTQRSESKNSFFKRFENTLKATSSCRMLERKGILCRHVI, translated from the exons aTGGCCTTCGCACCTTTCACCGGGGTTGATCACCATAAACGATCAGTCACTTTCTGTGGAGCGCTTGTTGCTCATGAAGATGCAGACTCGTTTAAATGGGTTTTCACCCGTTTTTTTGCTGCGATGGGTGAGAAAGAGCCTAATTATATTATCACCGATCAGGATCCTGGTATTCTTAAAGCAGTGCCATTGGTGTTCAAGACAGCGCGCCACCgatattgtatgtggcatatcatgaacaaggtGCCAAGCAAGTATGGAGTGACGAGAGACGATTATTCGGTCTTTGTAAAGAAATTGAATGCCATAATATGGGATGAAGACATTGAAGCGGGAGAGTTCGATGCAAAATGGGATGAAATTGGCAGAGAACACAATGTTAATAACATTGACTGGTCCCAAGAAATGTACGCTAAAAGGAAGCAGTGGGTTATGGCTCATTGTAGGGACCTAGATATGGGGGGTGTTATGAGGACaacccaaagatcagagagcaaaaatagtttttttaagagatttgaga ATACATTGAAAGCCACTAGTAGCTGCAGAATGCTTGAGAGGAAAGGCATTCTTTGCCGGCATGTCATATAG